A genomic stretch from Candidatus Nitrososphaera gargensis Ga9.2 includes:
- a CDS encoding cyclophilin-like fold protein produces MQQPPAGSVSRFKLTIEIANKGSASAELVRHLAPLTSNAILKALPLQDRIHRYADKFAYIETGLVIGAEKQKTQFRRGDLAYLTTNGSICVFLQDATVQPMNPLGIITGNIEVVESSQPGDVMVVKKA; encoded by the coding sequence ATGCAGCAGCCACCGGCCGGGTCGGTTTCCCGGTTCAAGCTGACGATCGAAATAGCCAACAAGGGCTCTGCATCGGCCGAGCTCGTGCGCCACTTGGCCCCGCTCACTTCAAACGCGATACTAAAGGCCTTACCGCTGCAGGACAGGATCCACAGGTACGCGGACAAGTTTGCCTACATCGAGACTGGCCTTGTCATCGGGGCAGAAAAGCAAAAGACACAATTTCGCCGTGGCGACCTTGCATACCTCACGACAAATGGCTCGATATGCGTGTTCTTGCAGGATGCGACCGTCCAGCCCATGAACCCGCTTGGCATAATAACAGGAAATATTGAAGTTGTCGAGTCGAGCCAGCCCGGCGACGTGATGGTTGTAAAAAAAGCCTGA
- a CDS encoding ATP-dependent DNA ligase codes for MDFAPIVETFEQMEQTSSRLALTEYLVALLRKTPPDIIDKVTYLIQGKLYPDYEGIELGVAERMVIRAIASSSGKDQLQIEKLYQKTGDLGDAAGEAMKSKSQSTLFSEPMTVERVYSTFDRVARTTGPGSQETKLRLISSLLNDATAAEGRYIIKFVMGQLRLGIADYTVLDALAVAFTGDKANRQVLENAYNVSSDLGTVARLLATKGLDAVKSIKITLFKPIRPMLAERIRTAEEALERMEGKAAVEYKLDGERVQLHKGKQNVELFSRRLEKITSHYPDVAEAIKSIKSEVILEGEVVAINAETGDYLPFQELMHRRRKYGVEEAMENYPVVMNFFDVLYVDGKSKTELTYMERRKLLKKIIDAVKDDNKVRLIEQTIATKPEEIDRFMAAAIEDGCEGVMIKQLSSTYRAGAREYAWVKLKREYRSDLADTLDLVVVGALHGRGRRTGKYGALLLAAYDQKTDMFQSVTKVGTGFTDVHLEQFYNELEKHIINQRHARVQTGMDMDVWFEPNMVIEVIASEITLSPSHAAALNALRPGYGLALRFPKFTGKIRDDKKPEDATATEEIVEMYRRQLKVAGPSYAAEAEGEEGG; via the coding sequence TTGGACTTTGCGCCCATAGTGGAGACATTTGAGCAGATGGAGCAGACCTCTAGCAGGCTTGCGCTCACCGAATACCTCGTCGCCCTGTTGAGGAAGACGCCTCCTGACATCATCGACAAGGTGACCTACCTCATACAGGGCAAGCTGTACCCCGACTATGAAGGCATTGAGCTGGGGGTGGCAGAAAGAATGGTCATAAGGGCGATAGCGAGCTCATCGGGCAAAGACCAACTGCAGATAGAAAAGTTATACCAAAAGACGGGCGACCTAGGGGATGCGGCCGGCGAGGCAATGAAGTCAAAAAGCCAGTCCACTCTCTTTTCAGAGCCCATGACAGTTGAGCGGGTGTATTCTACATTTGACAGGGTCGCGCGCACCACTGGCCCGGGCTCGCAGGAAACCAAGCTGCGCCTTATAAGCAGCCTGCTCAACGACGCTACTGCTGCAGAAGGCCGCTACATCATAAAATTCGTCATGGGTCAGCTGCGGCTCGGGATAGCGGACTATACCGTGCTTGACGCGCTGGCAGTCGCGTTCACTGGCGACAAGGCAAACAGGCAGGTGCTTGAAAACGCATACAACGTTTCAAGCGACCTTGGCACAGTCGCCAGGCTGCTTGCCACAAAGGGACTTGATGCCGTCAAATCGATCAAGATAACCCTGTTCAAGCCAATTCGGCCGATGCTTGCCGAGCGCATCAGGACCGCGGAAGAAGCACTTGAGCGCATGGAGGGCAAGGCTGCAGTCGAGTACAAGCTGGACGGTGAGCGCGTGCAACTACACAAGGGCAAGCAGAACGTGGAACTATTTTCAAGGAGGCTGGAAAAGATAACCAGCCACTACCCAGACGTTGCTGAAGCCATCAAGTCGATAAAATCCGAAGTGATACTGGAAGGCGAGGTGGTTGCGATAAACGCGGAGACTGGGGATTATCTACCCTTTCAGGAACTGATGCACCGCCGGCGCAAATACGGTGTAGAGGAGGCGATGGAGAACTATCCCGTCGTCATGAACTTTTTTGACGTGTTGTATGTCGACGGAAAGAGCAAGACGGAACTGACCTACATGGAAAGAAGGAAGCTTCTCAAAAAGATAATCGATGCAGTCAAGGATGATAACAAGGTCAGGCTGATAGAGCAGACGATTGCGACCAAGCCGGAAGAGATCGACCGGTTCATGGCGGCTGCGATAGAGGATGGCTGCGAGGGAGTCATGATAAAGCAGTTGTCAAGCACGTACCGGGCAGGCGCAAGGGAGTACGCGTGGGTCAAGCTAAAGCGTGAATACCGCAGCGACCTTGCAGACACACTTGATCTGGTGGTCGTCGGCGCGCTACACGGAAGGGGCAGGCGCACAGGCAAGTACGGCGCGCTCCTCTTGGCTGCATACGACCAAAAGACAGACATGTTCCAGAGCGTCACCAAAGTGGGCACCGGCTTTACGGACGTGCACCTTGAGCAGTTCTACAATGAGCTCGAAAAACACATCATCAACCAGCGTCACGCCCGCGTCCAGACAGGAATGGACATGGATGTGTGGTTTGAGCCCAACATGGTGATCGAGGTAATTGCTTCCGAGATCACGCTCAGCCCGTCGCACGCCGCGGCATTGAATGCACTGAGGCCTGGCTATGGTCTTGCGCTCCGCTTTCCAAAGTTCACTGGGAAAATCCGCGACGACAAAAAGCCGGAGGACGCCACTGCCACCGAGGAGATTGTAGAGATGTACAGGAGGCAGCTGAAGGTGGCCGGGCCGTCATATGCAGCAGAGGCAGAAGGGGAAGAAGGCGGCTAG
- the lsrF gene encoding 3-hydroxy-5-phosphonooxypentane-2,4-dione thiolase: MDWGMKNRLSKIIRPEDGRCLMLAVDHGYFLGPTERLEVPRKTIEPLLPYADSLMLTRGVLRTSVDPTTDVPIVLRVSGGTSIIGEDLSKETITVSIEEAIRLNVVCLALSIFVGSKYEHQTLTNLAKLVDEGEKYGIPVLAVTAVGKEMGRDARYLGLACRVAAEQGAHVVKTYYCENFEQVVEGCPVPLIIAGGKKLPEPDALKLAHDSITHGAVGVDMGRNIWQSDYPVAMIKAVRAIVHKNVDAKEAYGIFLKEKEKEPIQKETKVLKAVSQSGSFD, encoded by the coding sequence ATGGACTGGGGAATGAAAAACAGGCTATCCAAAATAATCCGACCAGAGGATGGCCGCTGCCTCATGCTTGCAGTTGACCACGGCTACTTTCTCGGACCGACAGAGCGCCTCGAGGTTCCAAGGAAAACTATAGAGCCGCTTTTGCCCTATGCCGACTCGCTCATGCTCACCCGCGGCGTCCTGAGGACATCAGTTGACCCTACGACCGATGTGCCAATAGTTCTCCGTGTCTCTGGTGGGACGAGCATCATTGGCGAAGACCTGTCAAAGGAGACCATCACGGTATCGATTGAAGAGGCGATCAGGCTGAACGTGGTGTGCCTTGCGCTTTCAATATTTGTCGGCAGCAAGTACGAGCACCAGACGCTTACCAACCTTGCCAAGCTGGTTGATGAAGGCGAAAAGTATGGGATCCCGGTCTTGGCAGTCACGGCAGTCGGCAAGGAAATGGGCCGCGACGCGCGCTACCTCGGGCTTGCGTGCAGGGTTGCCGCAGAGCAGGGCGCGCATGTTGTCAAGACGTACTATTGCGAAAACTTTGAGCAGGTGGTGGAAGGCTGCCCGGTTCCCCTGATAATCGCAGGCGGCAAGAAACTGCCCGAGCCTGACGCACTAAAACTTGCTCATGATTCGATCACACATGGCGCGGTGGGTGTGGACATGGGAAGGAACATCTGGCAGTCAGACTACCCTGTGGCCATGATAAAGGCAGTGCGCGCAATCGTGCACAAGAATGTCGATGCCAAGGAAGCATACGGCATTTTCCTAAAGGAAAAGGAGAAGGAGCCGATCCAAAAAGAAACCAAGGTCTTGAAGGCAGTCAGCCAGTCAGGCTCGTTTGACTAG
- a CDS encoding zinc-dependent dehydrogenase, protein MKAVFVKGHSAVSVDDVKVPELASAGDVLVKMRACGLCGSDLEKVYGEYGMTSGRLGHEPAGEVMAVGKSVKDFAPGDRVFIHHHVACYSCHYCKHGDHTMCPSYQTSNITPCGLAEQFLVPEWNVSRGGLIKLPDSVSYDEASLVEPLACCIRAWNKCNFQKGDDVAVIGAGPAGLMHVLLAQAYGARKIFVIDINDFRLKFAEKYGVQAFNPMTDQDLAAKIRPATEGRGVDVCIVATGSMKALLQSFELTRKGGNIMLFGVPPKGSQISYDMSKLYSNEQSIIPSYAASEIETNEALKIIAEKQVDMTSLITHRFDIAKAADAVKCAHEAKDAMKVIVTANS, encoded by the coding sequence ATGAAGGCAGTCTTTGTAAAGGGCCACAGCGCCGTTTCAGTTGACGATGTCAAGGTTCCCGAGCTTGCCAGCGCCGGCGACGTCCTTGTAAAAATGCGCGCCTGCGGGCTGTGCGGATCCGACCTTGAAAAGGTCTATGGCGAGTACGGCATGACATCCGGCAGGCTTGGGCACGAGCCGGCAGGAGAGGTCATGGCTGTCGGAAAATCCGTCAAGGACTTTGCGCCTGGCGACCGCGTCTTCATTCATCACCATGTTGCGTGTTACTCGTGCCACTACTGCAAGCACGGCGACCACACGATGTGCCCCTCTTACCAGACGAGCAACATCACTCCCTGCGGCCTTGCAGAGCAGTTCCTTGTGCCAGAGTGGAACGTGTCAAGGGGCGGGCTCATAAAGCTGCCAGACAGCGTCAGCTACGACGAGGCATCGCTTGTGGAGCCGCTTGCGTGTTGCATCAGGGCGTGGAACAAGTGCAACTTTCAAAAAGGCGACGACGTCGCGGTGATTGGAGCCGGCCCGGCCGGCTTGATGCACGTGCTATTAGCGCAGGCGTATGGCGCGCGCAAGATATTTGTAATAGATATTAACGATTTCCGGCTGAAATTTGCAGAAAAGTACGGAGTACAAGCGTTCAATCCTATGACGGATCAGGATCTGGCAGCCAAAATCAGACCCGCGACTGAGGGAAGGGGCGTTGACGTATGCATTGTGGCAACTGGCAGCATGAAGGCGCTTCTGCAGTCGTTTGAGCTGACCCGAAAGGGAGGCAACATCATGCTCTTTGGCGTGCCCCCGAAAGGCTCGCAGATATCATACGACATGAGCAAGCTCTATTCAAACGAACAATCGATCATCCCAAGCTACGCCGCTTCAGAGATCGAGACAAACGAGGCGCTCAAGATAATCGCAGAAAAGCAGGTCGACATGACGTCGCTTATCACCCACCGGTTTGACATCGCCAAGGCCGCCGATGCGGTCAAGTGCGCGCACGAGGCCAAGGACGCCATGAAGGTGATCGTGACTGCCAACTCGTAG
- a CDS encoding DNA-directed RNA polymerase subunit K has protein sequence MKHSSKKSAAPKKPATTAKAKTKKASAPRPLKKNKKGAASRKQVQELIASKKSSRPADEVVTYPEVEYELKEIEPQGNKVLIGPPWLTRFERARITGSRSLQLSLGAPPLIKVPEQAKSSIMLAVEEIDAKALPISIRRILPNGVYQDIPIDWMK, from the coding sequence GTGAAACATTCTTCAAAAAAATCTGCTGCACCCAAAAAGCCCGCTACTACTGCCAAGGCTAAAACCAAGAAGGCAAGTGCACCAAGACCGCTGAAGAAGAACAAGAAAGGCGCTGCTTCCAGAAAGCAGGTGCAGGAATTGATCGCATCGAAAAAGTCGTCGCGGCCTGCCGACGAGGTTGTCACTTATCCAGAAGTCGAGTACGAGCTTAAGGAGATAGAACCCCAAGGAAACAAGGTGCTCATTGGCCCGCCATGGCTCACGCGCTTTGAGCGCGCTAGGATAACCGGTTCGCGGTCGCTCCAGCTGTCGCTTGGTGCGCCGCCGCTTATCAAGGTGCCCGAACAGGCCAAGAGCTCGATCATGCTTGCAGTGGAAGAGATAGACGCCAAGGCGCTCCCGATTTCTATAAGGCGCATACTGCCAAACGGCGTGTACCAGGACATTCCCATCGACTGGATGAAGTAG
- a CDS encoding transcriptional regulator, translating to MLLPSEIEAKSLIPAVRAILAKKLIKEYSLKEEDVAKVLGITQAAVSNYVRGTRGDIELISKLESVREVMRMIDDIAKDLSTNKAYTPSTLAKFVGLCNYMRYTLIICDVHHSIESNIDETICEQCRGTLVREH from the coding sequence ATGCTACTTCCTTCAGAGATTGAAGCCAAGTCCCTTATTCCTGCAGTAAGGGCAATCCTTGCAAAAAAGTTGATCAAGGAATACTCTCTCAAGGAGGAGGATGTGGCCAAGGTTCTCGGGATCACACAAGCAGCGGTCAGCAACTATGTGAGGGGCACAAGGGGCGACATCGAGCTCATCTCAAAGCTCGAATCGGTCAGGGAGGTCATGCGCATGATAGACGACATCGCCAAAGATCTGTCGACCAACAAGGCATACACGCCAAGCACACTGGCCAAATTTGTGGGGCTGTGCAACTATATGCGCTACACGCTCATCATATGCGACGTGCACCACAGCATCGAGTCAAACATTGACGAAACGATATGCGAGCAGTGCAGGGGCACGCTTGTCCGCGAGCACTAG
- a CDS encoding LamG domain-containing protein, with translation MVSWWPGDWSAGDIWSNNDGILQNGASFGPGAVGGGGQAFKLDGVDDYIEIPSTDIADTFTVDFWLNPEWSTRYEHLISNHYTNNGSFGARYLNYDALEYWQDGQVRFVQDVSGGSQNTITIIQPNTWSHIALVYNGSGIQVYVNGDEQSSIPTSGSVPHSETFNNALRIGSSIPHESSYFQGLIDDIEIYNRPLFQPEIRAIFEGGKCQKRGPRLT, from the coding sequence TTGGTCAGTTGGTGGCCCGGCGACTGGAGCGCAGGCGACATATGGAGTAATAACGATGGTATTTTGCAAAATGGCGCGTCGTTTGGCCCGGGTGCAGTTGGCGGGGGCGGACAGGCATTTAAGCTCGATGGTGTCGATGACTATATCGAGATACCATCCACAGACATCGCCGATACTTTTACAGTTGACTTTTGGCTCAATCCGGAGTGGTCTACAAGGTACGAGCACTTGATATCAAACCACTATACGAACAATGGCAGTTTCGGGGCGCGCTATCTGAATTATGACGCTTTAGAATACTGGCAGGACGGTCAGGTGCGGTTTGTGCAAGATGTGTCAGGTGGCTCTCAAAATACTATTACCATTATTCAACCAAACACATGGTCACACATAGCACTAGTCTACAACGGAAGCGGAATTCAAGTGTACGTCAATGGAGACGAGCAGTCGAGTATCCCCACCTCGGGCAGTGTACCGCATTCTGAGACCTTCAACAACGCGCTAAGAATTGGCTCATCAATTCCACACGAGTCGTCATATTTTCAAGGTCTTATTGATGACATAGAAATCTATAACCGACCCCTCTTTCAGCCAGAAATACGGGCAATCTTTGAGGGAGGTAAATGCCAAAAAAGAGGTCCCAGGTTAACTTAA
- a CDS encoding PAC2 family protein, producing the protein MEFVKVEELDVSKPIMIAAMQDMGNVGSIAIDFINKSLDTKCFRYVSPPYPNYVVDKGGHIDFQQEQWEYRYGNGIIVFGGGVGQPQTNQELYELCQDVIDVAKSYSVQLVYTLGAFHTDRNYGKNPRTLVTTTSRELTDQIARLGLELTPGSSMITGFNGLILGYAKKNNMQGIGLYAEIDDPQVPQYRSAKSLLVSLEKLTYQKFKGMEELDEIAGAIDSELDRMRGSGDSLYRP; encoded by the coding sequence ATGGAGTTTGTCAAGGTCGAGGAGCTCGATGTCAGCAAGCCGATAATGATTGCAGCCATGCAGGACATGGGCAATGTAGGCAGCATCGCGATTGATTTTATCAATAAAAGCCTCGATACCAAGTGCTTCCGTTATGTCTCGCCGCCGTACCCAAATTACGTCGTGGACAAGGGGGGCCATATCGACTTTCAGCAGGAACAGTGGGAGTACCGCTACGGTAACGGCATCATCGTGTTTGGCGGTGGCGTCGGCCAGCCCCAGACAAACCAGGAGCTCTACGAGCTCTGTCAGGACGTTATTGACGTTGCCAAGTCGTACTCGGTGCAGCTCGTCTACACACTGGGCGCATTCCACACCGACAGAAACTATGGCAAGAACCCAAGGACGCTTGTAACCACCACTTCTCGTGAACTGACCGACCAGATAGCAAGGCTTGGGCTAGAACTCACGCCCGGCTCGTCGATGATAACCGGCTTTAATGGCCTGATACTTGGCTATGCGAAAAAGAACAACATGCAGGGGATCGGCCTGTACGCAGAGATCGACGATCCGCAGGTGCCGCAGTACAGGTCGGCAAAGAGCCTGCTGGTTTCGCTTGAAAAGCTGACGTACCAGAAATTCAAGGGGATGGAAGAGCTCGACGAGATCGCAGGCGCTATCGACAGCGAGCTTGACAGGATGAGAGGGTCTGGCGACTCGCTGTACCGGCCGTGA
- a CDS encoding O-methyltransferase → MDGRILRVISKLDRQSNMERSGKARVPSGQEMLAITADTGMFFSILLKAIKAKRVLEVGTSVGFSTLWFADAVGKKGKIVTIEMDPLKVARAEKNFKQAGIEKLIEIKQGVALDVLRTLKCRFDFVLLDADKENIIKYFDLILPLVRVGGIIAADNMLFPPHYRPMMKKYARHVQSRRNVQSVTVPIGMGEEVTIKLED, encoded by the coding sequence TTGGACGGCAGAATTCTTCGGGTAATATCAAAACTTGACCGGCAGTCAAACATGGAGAGGAGCGGCAAGGCAAGGGTTCCAAGCGGCCAAGAAATGCTGGCAATCACGGCAGACACGGGCATGTTCTTTTCGATACTTCTTAAGGCGATCAAGGCCAAGCGCGTATTAGAAGTTGGCACGTCGGTCGGCTTTTCCACGCTCTGGTTTGCAGACGCCGTTGGCAAGAAAGGCAAAATCGTAACCATTGAAATGGATCCGCTGAAGGTGGCACGTGCAGAGAAAAACTTCAAGCAGGCTGGCATTGAAAAACTGATAGAGATAAAGCAAGGTGTTGCCCTTGACGTGCTGCGCACGCTCAAATGCAGATTTGACTTTGTCCTGCTTGACGCTGACAAGGAAAATATTATCAAGTATTTTGATCTCATCCTGCCACTTGTACGAGTTGGAGGAATAATTGCTGCAGATAACATGCTGTTCCCGCCACATTATCGACCCATGATGAAAAAGTATGCGCGCCACGTACAAAGCAGGCGCAATGTCCAGTCAGTCACAGTGCCAATAGGCATGGGAGAAGAGGTCACGATCAAGCTAGAAGATTAG
- a CDS encoding YybH family protein, which yields MIYKYFQLAKTKEIEKIEEFLYTNFTKFGDSPPYDRRDFERALMLEQLQFASISDYDFKIEDLKTEVMGGGDAAIATFVLQVTGMIVDDYSFRGTSINNKSRATVVLHKDKKGQWKMVHQHLSKLAS from the coding sequence TTGAAAAGATCGAAGAATTCCTCTACACCAACTTCACAAAATTTGGCGACTCGCCGCCGTACGACCGGCGCGACTTTGAGCGGGCGCTGATGCTCGAGCAGCTGCAGTTCGCAAGCATCTCCGACTATGATTTCAAGATCGAAGATCTAAAGACAGAAGTCATGGGTGGCGGCGACGCAGCTATTGCCACCTTTGTACTGCAGGTCACTGGCATGATCGTCGACGATTACAGCTTCCGCGGCACGTCGATCAACAACAAGTCGCGGGCGACAGTTGTTTTGCATAAAGACAAAAAAGGCCAGTGGAAGATGGTCCACCAGCACCTGTCAAAACTTGCCAGCTAG
- a CDS encoding helix-turn-helix transcriptional regulator produces the protein MPPAEEDVLAPYVNTKDTFIELASEQRLAIMFRLNEKRAKISQLSKDLGITMQEVHRNVKRLQDAGLIEKDPEGVFSLTTFGNTIIKQIPTLNYLAKHKDYFSEHVLGELPIKFIMRLGALDKCEFVKGVVAILERWKDIYRQADEYIYEIVPQVPIDLIEPAVTRVKEKGVKYSYIFPKDVIIPKGRKELLKKLGHNELLNKGAIERRMVESVQVAVILNEKQAAVLFPTQKGETDMNIIFYSSDPVFHEWCLDYFRYRWYGSEIFDESKLKEI, from the coding sequence ATGCCTCCTGCTGAAGAAGACGTCTTGGCGCCGTATGTCAACACAAAGGACACCTTTATCGAACTAGCTAGCGAGCAGAGGCTTGCCATAATGTTCCGGCTTAACGAAAAGCGGGCCAAGATATCGCAGCTGTCAAAGGACCTCGGGATAACCATGCAGGAGGTCCACCGCAATGTCAAGCGCCTTCAGGACGCCGGACTGATAGAGAAAGACCCTGAAGGCGTGTTCTCGCTGACGACCTTTGGCAACACGATAATCAAGCAGATCCCGACGCTCAACTACCTTGCAAAGCACAAAGACTACTTTTCAGAGCATGTGCTAGGCGAGCTTCCAATCAAGTTCATCATGAGGCTCGGCGCGCTTGACAAGTGTGAGTTTGTAAAGGGCGTGGTGGCGATACTAGAGCGCTGGAAGGACATTTACCGGCAGGCTGATGAATATATCTATGAGATCGTACCACAGGTGCCCATCGATCTGATCGAGCCGGCGGTCACCCGCGTAAAGGAAAAGGGGGTAAAGTACAGCTACATCTTTCCAAAGGACGTCATCATACCAAAGGGCAGAAAAGAACTTTTGAAAAAGCTTGGTCACAACGAGCTCTTGAACAAGGGTGCCATAGAGCGCAGGATGGTCGAAAGCGTGCAAGTGGCGGTGATCCTGAACGAAAAGCAGGCAGCAGTCCTCTTTCCAACCCAAAAGGGTGAGACTGACATGAACATCATATTCTACAGCTCCGATCCTGTATTCCACGAGTGGTGCCTTGACTACTTCCGCTACCGGTGGTACGGCTCTGAGATCTTTGACGAAAGCAAGCTGAAAGAAATCTAG
- a CDS encoding 30S ribosomal protein S25, translating to MGGNKKKPVGSSDKTAQVGPGGAEIKQASEEKKKAPKPQQKQKLAVMVEEPAGMKALQGMKSITTQALARNIGVKISVANTFIKSLEQKGTIRAVGGYSGHKVYQLVKQ from the coding sequence ATGGGAGGTAACAAGAAAAAGCCGGTTGGCTCTTCCGACAAGACTGCCCAAGTTGGGCCGGGAGGAGCAGAGATCAAGCAGGCTTCTGAGGAAAAGAAGAAGGCGCCAAAGCCCCAGCAGAAGCAAAAGCTCGCCGTAATGGTTGAGGAGCCAGCAGGCATGAAGGCTTTGCAGGGTATGAAGTCGATAACCACGCAGGCGCTTGCAAGGAACATTGGAGTGAAAATCTCTGTCGCCAACACATTCATCAAGTCACTTGAGCAAAAGGGCACGATAAGAGCAGTGGGCGGCTACAGTGGCCACAAGGTCTACCAGCTGGTCAAGCAGTGA